From Mucilaginibacter rubeus, a single genomic window includes:
- a CDS encoding RagB/SusD family nutrient uptake outer membrane protein → MKTNFIQKIKHSVLSSTPKGNIALIMVTLIMIVPVSSCKKSFLDVVPDNVSTIANAFVSKTEAEKYLFTCYSYLPTETDPTYNVGLTASDEVWVEDPANHIRSTNVLQLPRGFQNSSDPIANYMNGTRDAAANYKAIRDCNVFIENVSDQTKVRDLDIDTRERWIAEAQFLKAFYHFQLFRAYGPIPIIDKNLPIDAPIDQVRVKRRPVDEVVTYIAGLYDLAAAKLPLTIRNEGSELGRVTKAAALSMKAKLLVTAASPLFNGNPDYNSFKNKDGEQLFNSTYSAEKWQRAADACKAAIDFCESQNIHLYTFPTPTIPLSETTMTQMSIRNAMSEKWNDELIWGLTADNNINYNSFFQSMCAGQYDFNNADAAKSANRPLLGPTIKMAKMFYTKNGVPINEDKTLDFSNIAELRVGTHAERFNIKEGETTARLNFDREPRYYADLGFDRGVWYMANSPTKTDEDTWWMKARGAEVGQSSPIPIAGFYMKKALNWHYEWATVTYINYPWPEMRLSDLYLLYAEALNEAQGPVADVYTYVNRIRARAGLPTVQDSWSNFSINPTKYTTKDGMRSIIQRERGVELCFEGHRFWDLLRWKTAGVELNGNVTGWSINENSPELYYRERTIFSRHFVIPRDYLWPIQENDLLVNQNLVQNPNW, encoded by the coding sequence ATGAAAACTAATTTTATACAAAAAATTAAGCATTCAGTATTAAGCAGCACGCCTAAAGGAAATATCGCCCTTATCATGGTGACCTTAATAATGATTGTGCCGGTATCATCCTGTAAAAAATCATTTTTGGATGTTGTTCCTGATAACGTATCAACAATAGCCAATGCCTTTGTTTCAAAAACCGAAGCAGAAAAGTACCTGTTTACCTGCTACTCATACCTGCCAACAGAAACTGACCCAACCTACAACGTAGGCTTGACCGCCAGCGACGAAGTTTGGGTAGAAGACCCTGCAAATCACATCCGGTCTACAAACGTACTGCAACTACCAAGGGGCTTTCAAAACTCATCAGACCCGATTGCCAACTATATGAATGGCACCAGGGATGCAGCGGCAAATTATAAAGCTATCCGCGATTGTAATGTTTTTATTGAAAACGTAAGCGATCAAACCAAAGTAAGGGATCTTGACATTGATACCCGTGAACGCTGGATTGCCGAAGCACAGTTTTTAAAGGCGTTTTACCATTTCCAGTTGTTCCGTGCTTACGGGCCGATACCCATTATTGATAAAAACCTGCCTATCGATGCGCCCATTGATCAGGTTAGAGTAAAACGTCGCCCCGTTGATGAAGTGGTGACCTATATTGCCGGTTTGTATGATCTTGCAGCAGCAAAATTACCTTTAACCATCCGCAATGAAGGAAGTGAACTGGGCCGTGTTACTAAAGCTGCGGCTTTGAGTATGAAAGCAAAATTGCTGGTAACTGCTGCGAGCCCGTTGTTTAACGGCAACCCCGACTATAATTCCTTTAAAAATAAAGACGGGGAACAGCTGTTTAATTCAACCTACAGTGCCGAAAAATGGCAACGTGCCGCCGACGCCTGCAAAGCGGCCATTGATTTTTGCGAATCTCAAAATATTCACCTGTATACATTTCCTACGCCAACCATTCCGCTAAGTGAAACTACCATGACGCAGATGAGTATCAGGAATGCCATGAGCGAGAAATGGAACGATGAGCTGATCTGGGGTTTGACGGCTGATAACAATATCAACTATAATTCCTTTTTCCAGTCAATGTGTGCAGGTCAGTATGACTTTAACAATGCTGATGCTGCCAAATCGGCAAACCGCCCACTGCTTGGCCCTACCATAAAGATGGCCAAAATGTTCTATACAAAAAACGGCGTGCCTATCAACGAAGATAAAACGCTTGATTTTAGCAACATAGCGGAATTGCGCGTTGGGACACACGCTGAACGCTTTAATATTAAAGAAGGCGAAACAACCGCAAGGCTCAACTTTGACAGGGAGCCACGCTACTATGCCGACCTTGGGTTTGACCGTGGTGTATGGTACATGGCCAACAGCCCAACCAAAACCGACGAAGATACCTGGTGGATGAAAGCCCGTGGAGCCGAAGTTGGACAATCTTCGCCTATACCTATTGCCGGTTTCTACATGAAAAAAGCGCTTAACTGGCACTATGAATGGGCAACGGTTACCTATATTAACTATCCATGGCCCGAAATGCGCCTTTCTGACCTTTACCTGCTTTATGCAGAGGCATTAAACGAAGCACAAGGCCCGGTAGCCGATGTTTATACCTACGTAAACAGGATCAGGGCCAGGGCAGGGCTGCCTACTGTTCAGGATTCGTGGTCAAACTTTAGTATCAACCCAACAAAGTATACGACAAAAGACGGCATGCGCTCAATTATTCAGCGTGAGCGTGGCGTAGAACTTTGCTTTGAAGGGCATCGTTTCTGGGATTTGTTACGCTGGAAAACCGCAGGGGTTGAGCTTAATGGCAACGTAACCGGCTGGTCGATAAATGAAAATTCGCCTGAGTTGTATTATCGTGAACGCACCATATTTTCAAGGCACTTTGTGATCCCGCGCGATTATTTATGGCCGATACAGGAAAATGACCTGCTGGTTAATCAAAACCTGGTACAAAACCCTAACTGGTAA